The genomic interval TGCGCCAGACTGAAAGCAGCTCTACGCGTCTGAGGATTTAAGTTTGCATACTTTCCTGAAGCCCATCCTAAAGGGTCAAACTTTGCGATATTTTTATAAGCAAGATCTTCCACATCCAGATATTGCTGTGCATTCAGTACATGCGGTCTTTTCGGGCCTATTGTAGGAACGCTCACATCCACATTGTATGTAACAACTCCTTCACCTGATCTTCCTTTTTTTGTTGTAACAAGAATTACACCATTTGCACCTCTTGCACCATATATAGCCGTAGAAGACGCATCTTTCAGTACTTCAACAGAAACGATATCATTTGGATTGATATAGTCAATAGCTGAACTGTACTGGTTTTGAGTTCCCTGCGGAAGCATCACACCATCCACAACGTACAATGGGTTGTTGGATGAGTTGATAGAACTGAAACCACGGATACGAACGTTGCTTCTTCCGCCCGGACGACCTGAGTTTACGTTTACCTGCACCCCTGACACTTTACCCTGCAAAGCCTGGTTTAATGACGGAGCAGGACGTTCTTTCAATTGTTCTTCTTTAACCGAGCCAACAGAACCGGTTAAATCCGATTTCTTAGCAGTACCGTAACCGATGACAACTACTTCGCTCAGGGCTTTTGTATCTGATTCAATAGCCAGGTCAACAACACTTTTATTGCCTACCGCAACTTCCTGGCTTACATAACCAACAAAACTAAAAACAAGAATTCCACCATTATCAGGCACAGAAATGGTATAATTTCCGGTTCCGTCTGTGGTAGTTCCTACACTGGTTCCTTTCACAACGACGTTTACACCTGGTAAGCCTTCGTTATTACTTTTGTCTGTTATTTTTCCTTTGATAGTTCTGTCTGCATTGATGACAGCCGTGTATTCTATTTTAGTAGTGGTATTGGCAATTGCCACAAAAGAGCACGAGAGTGCAGGCAAAAGAACCAATGAATTACGGATACTCCTCATACGAGGTATCCATTGTTTGGTACTGGTATGTCTCATATTATTAGGTTTTAAATATTTAAATGTTTTTTCATAAAAAGGACATTGTTTTTCGTCTGCCAGTCAATTGTAATTTTTAATCACGTAATTTTTTTCGGTCATGCTTGAATAATTAAGGGTTTAGGTGAATAAATAAAATGAAATATTAGTGATAAAATATATTTAATTAGTACAATATTTTATGGAATAAATTATCTTTTCGTGTAGTTGTCAAAAGTGACATGGACATGAATTATGATAAATTTTGGATTGGTAACAGAAAAATAACTTGACTGTTAATTTGATGATTTGATATACAATTTATCTCAGCCTGCTTTCAAATTTATTAGATCAGCCGGCAAAAGGAGACCTGATTTAAATGAGATTTTAATATTTTTATTAAAATAGCGTTGCAATATTATAATATTTAACAATAATATTTAAATAGAAAAGGAATTAAAAACAGAATTATTTATGCAAACGTTTGCATAATTTTCAGTAGAGTATATTATAAGTAACAGTAATTCAGGTATTTGTTTCTCAATTTGTAGAAAAAATACTGTCCTGAGGTAAGTAACCATCAGGACAGTATGAATGACATTCTATGGATAATAATATGGCTAATCTCAAAATCCGGTGTTCTGGACAAGCTTGCTATTATTATCTATTTCACGCTTTGGAATCGGGAACAGCAGGTTCTTTTCAGAAAAGGTTTTTCCGTAAATGGTAGTATGTCCAACGAAATTATCCCACTTTTTTGTGATGTCGTTTCTTACCTTCCTTGTCCTGATGATATCAAACCACATTTTCCCTTCAAAACATAGTTCAAAGTATCGCTCGGCCCAGACAGCTTCTTCAAATTCATTGACATTTACTGTCGTTACTGCCGGTAATTTTGCCCTGCTCCGAACGTCGTTCAGGGCTTTCATGGCTTGCGCATTTGGTTTTCCTTCCGCACGGTTTGAGGCTTCGGCATACATCAGGAGCACATCGGCATATCTGTAAATGGTATAATTGAGATTAGACTTGGCATCATTATCTATGGCCTGTTTGTCAAACCATTTGTAGATATAATAACCTCCCAGATCCAGCTTTATACGCCTTGGGTCACCATCCGGATAATCCGACGGATGGCCTTTATAGAAAGTATAGAAAAATTGTTTCTCCTCCCTGCGTTTATCCCCGGCTGCAAAACTTTCCACAAATTCTTTCCTGGGTGTAAGTCCGCCGTACTCATCAGAATACGCGGCAATTCCACGCAGGGTTGGTAATGTTACGGGCGTCATACCGTTATGCCTGATATCCTTCTCATGCTGTACCTGGAAAATAAACTCTTTGGTATTGCGGTTTGCAGGATCAATCATATCGGTGTATTCTGTGAATAATGTATAAGATCCATTGTCGATCAGTTCTTTGGACCGCTTTGCCGATTCAGCGTAAAACTGGTCTCCGGCCTTGACGGGGAAACCGGCGTAGGTAAGATACACATCTGCCAGCAATGCTTTCACGGCACCCATAGAAACCCTGCCGCTCACATCACGCCATTCCAGAGTTGCTTTTTCAGCTTCCAGCAAATCAGGAATGATAATCTCGTCATAAATTTCCTTGGCCGGCGATCTTGGTGTTTGTATATCATCCAGGGATTCTACCAAAGTGGTTAACTTGGGGACATCACCATATCTGCGGACAAGCTGGAAATAGTATAAAGCGCGCATCGTTTTGGCTTCGGCAATCATACTGGTTTTGGTTGCAGCAGGAAGCGTACCGATCTCGCCAATTTTCTGGATCGCCAGGTTGGCCCTTGCTATTCCCGAATACATACCTGCCCACCAGTTATCTATGTAAAAAGCACGTGCGTCGTATTCGAGGTCGTAAAATTTAAATGCTTCGGTTTGCGAATTGCCATCAGCTTTTCCGGTCATAAACTCCGTCACAGATGCATTGTTTCCACCCCATCCGCCGCCTCCGTCGTTAAAAGTACCGATCGTGGAGTAGGCTCCGTCAACAAAAGCCCTGGCAATTTCTGCACTTGATACCTGTGAAGAAGTAGTTAAGGATCCGGTCGGGTTTTCATCCAGGAAATCACTACAAGGAAAATGTTGCCAATCCTGTTAAAAGGCTGATATATATAATTGTCTTTTTCATGATCTTAGAATGTTACGTTTAGGCCCGCGTTGTAAGTACGGGGACGTGGATATTGAAAAAATTCCATGTTTGCATTAAGTGGCCCGCCAAACGGTGTCAATGCTTCCGGATCATATCCGGAGTAATTGCTGGATAAAAAGAAGTTTTGCGCACTCACATACACCCTTAATCGCTGAAACTTCACTTTACCGAAATCATTAGGCAGTGTATAACCCAGCACAATATTCTGGCCACGGATAAATGAACCGTCCTCTACCCACCAGTCGTCTATGTGTGTGTCATATCCTGCATTGTAATGGCGGATCTGGGCGATGTAAGTGTTCTGATGTTCAGGTGTCCATGCGTTCAGCACTGTCCTGGCACTGCTTGCAATTGCCTGGCGGTCTTCCACAGAGTGTTTGGTCGCATTCACTGTATTTACGCCCATAACCAGCCGGATATCGACAGAAAGGTCAAATTTGCCCAATTGAAAGGTGTTGCCGACATTCAGGTTCCACTTGGGATAAGAACGCCCGATAATGGTTTCATCGCTGCCATCAATCTTGCCATCATTATTGATATCTGCCCATTTAAGATCTCCGGGCAAGCGATTGTACGTTTTTGCGAGTTCAGCTTCGTCCGTACTGAAAGTGCCCAGCCGTTTGTATCCCCACAAGGTTCCGATTGGCTTCCCGACTCTGAGAATATTCGTTTGGCCAAGAAACCATGGGCCGGGGAATATATCATCGTTATTGGCACCCAGTTTCAGGATTTTGTTCTTATTAGTAGAAAAAGCAAAATTGGTCGACCAGTTGAATTTTTCACTCGAAATATTTCTTGTATTCAGGCCAATCTCAAATCCTTTGTTTTCTACCGAACCAATATTTTGTGTTACCACACTTAATCCGGTTGACCATGGAATGGGGGCATCAAGCAAAAGATCTTTGGTTGTTTTGTGATAAAAATCAAAGGTCAGGTCCACACGGTTTTTGAACAAACTGACATCCATTCCCAGATCAAGCTGATTGGTATATTCCCAGCGCAAATCGGGATTACCAAACGAATTTCTCCAGATACCGGTCTGACGGACACCGCCCAGCAGCACATCACCTGTGCCCAGGAATTGCTGTGACCTGTACTGGCCTATTTCCTGATTACCCGTTTTTCCATAGCTACCCCGAAGTTTCAATGAGGAAATTGCACCGATCCCTTTCATAAATTCTTCCTCACTCACATTCCACGCAACAGCCGCTGACGGGAAAAACGCATATTTATTATTGGCCCCAAATTTGGAAGCTCCGTCGTAACGGCCGGTGAAGGTGATCAGGTAACGATCTTTGAAACTATAATTCAGCCTTCCGAAATAGGAATTAAGTGACCATTCCTGGTCTTCAGAGTAAGGTTTTTGTAAACTTGTTCCTACTCCCAGATTATGCCATCCCCAGTAATCGTCAATAAAGTTTTGGGCCGAAGCACCGAATGTTTCCCAGGATCGTTTTTGCCACGACAAACCGGCCAACGCGGAAATTGTATGGTTGGTACCGATGGTTTTGTTGTAATTCAGGTAGTTTTCAAATTGCCAGTAAAACTCGTCTCTTGAAGAAACACTCGCTACACCTTTCTGGTCAGCAGACAATGCATTCAGGTCACGGCCCGAATAGAAATTGAACTTTTCAAATTTCAGTTCAAAGCTGTAATTTGTACGGAGTGTCAGGTCGGGTGTGAATTTTAATGTTGAATAAATTTGTCCAAGCACCTGGGTTTTGGGATTGCTTTGCAAACGCTGCTCCGTAATCCTGACCGGATTTTCACCACCTTCCATTCCCGGCCAGTCTTTATTCCGTCCCCAGCTGCCATCAGGATACTGAATCGGCAGGATCGGCAATGCTTCCATCACCATCCGCGGTACATTCAGGCCACCCGAACTTCCGTCAATTTCATTGGTTTTGGTTTTGTTAAGAAAAATACTTCCGCCCACTTTGAGCCATTTGGTAGCATCGTTGTCCAGCGTCAGTTTAACCGAATAGCGTTCAAAATAAGATTTACGCATCAAACCATTCTGGTCGGTATAACCAAGAGAAAGGCTGTAAACACTTTTTTCTGATCCGCCGCGTACGCTTAGTTCATGGTTCTGAGCGCCTGTTGGTTTATAAATCTCTTTTTCCCAATCTGTATTGTACAATGGTTTGCCACTGGCATCAAACAGGTTTGGGAAATTCTGAGGCAGATTACGTACATATTTTCCATCAGCAAATCCCTGCGGGTCATATTTTTCAGCATTATCGAAAGCCGTATTATACACCTTCATGAATTCATCGGCAGAAAGTGTTCCAAGCATTTTGGCAGGAGTTATGTACGATCCCCACACATCATAAGAAATTTGGGTAGCACCCGATTTGCCGCGTTTCGTTGTGATAATAATTACGCCGTTTGCACCGCGGGCTCCGTATATAGCCGTAGCAGAAGCATCTTTCAGGACTTCCAGGGATTCTATATCATTTGGATTGAGAAGGTTAGGGCTGCTAACACCCACGATCCCGTCAACTACGTACAGCGGTTCGAGGCTGGAATTAATAGAACCAACACCACGAATACGAACCCTTGGCTGATAACCGGGAGCCGAAGAGTTAACGGAAACGTCCACACCAGGAATTCGTCCCTGTAAAGACTGAGCAACGTTGATGGCCTGACGGTCAAGAAGTTTTTCTCCCTTGATGGCACCCACAGAACCTGTGAGGTCACTTTTACGTACTGTTCCATATCCGATCACGACGACTTCTTCCATGCTTTTGGTATCAACTTTCATGGATATATCTAATTGTGTCTGGCTGCCAACCGGCATTTCCAGCCTTTCATAACCAACAAAGCTGAAAACCAGGATTGCATTGTCGTCAGCAACGCTTATTTCATAAGTCCCTTCCGAATTGGAAGATGTTCCCTGGCTTGTTCCTTTTACAATAATATTGACACCTGGCAGTGGAGCGTTATTGGCAGAATCAGTGATTTTTCCTTTTACTGTTTTTTCTTTTGGATCAGCGTTGCTTGCTGAAAGATTACCTGAAAAGCACACACACACAATCATAAGGAAAAGAATAAAAAATGCGTGTTGCATAAATCCGACCGGATTTATGCCCGGTTTGGTAGTTTTCTTTTTCATTTTTGAGTTTAGTTAGCGTTAAGTAATTGAGATTACAGCGGCACAGATACGTGAGGATTGTCAGGTTGAGGTGTAGTTCATGGGCATACTGAGTTAATTAGCGTTAAGTAAATTGAACAATTCCGGTTACGCAGACCAATTCTTTCCACTTGCTCGTAAAAAATGCCAATTGGGAAACAGTGATCCGTTTTGCAATTTTCAATCAGTAAACTATTTTCTTGTTTGATTAAGATAATTACTAATCAATATAGTTATATAAAGTTAGCATAATAAGAGAAATAGCAATCAATTATACCTACGACTTTACCCAACGATCAAAAATTTTACAACTGATACAGAAGGAGTTCAAGCAGATAAAATGATGAAACGAACGGTATTTATATACGTTTTTTAAAATTTAGTGTTTTATTGACACTTTTAGCAAATGATTGCAATAATGGGCTCAATTACACAAACGTACAATTTTCCCCATGACTCGCATAAAATCAATTTGATGTAGAGTTATTGGGAAATAAACAATTCTTAGCCCTTAAAAATTTACAGAATTGCTTCCATTTCAAAAGTTGATATAGATCGTTGCTCACTGAAATCAATTTTATGAACTTTTCCTTTTGTTCAGCTGATTTAACCGAAAAGTTGTAAGTACTAAGAATTGATTGTAGCTGCATACAGGTATGACTAAAACCGTTTGAGCAACTCGCGGGGAAAAGTGTACGTTTGAGTCATTTAGCCCTACATACTGGAACGCAAACGAAAGGCGAAATGAAACAGGAAAAAATAATACTTTTACAGACCAGCAGATCTGTAAAAATCATTGCGGAGCAAGAACAAAGCCAGGACGGTGCTCAATTAGAAGTCAATGTGCTGATTAAAGAAGCCAATGAGAATAATTTTCATCCACCTATTGGTATTACTCATCCCAAATACTGGAAACTTAGGAAGCTCCCCGTTCACAAGTCCAGGATACTGCAAATTCAATACAGCGGCTTATCAAACAAAGAAATCCGTAAAGCAATGAAAGAGTTTGGGAAGGGGCTGTATTTATAGGTAATGTTACTCTTACAAATAAGCATAATTGCCCCTATGTAACCTCAATTGGATTTAAGCCTAAGCAAAAACCAGTTTTAAGTAAAATATGGAAAATGTAAAGATTTAAATCTTAAATAAATAATATTTTTTATTCTAATATTAAAAGTTAAATTTATCTTTGTGACTACTAGTTATAACTAGTCATACTTCAAGGATGAAAATTCAAATAAGTAACTTGTTTAAGCTTATTGCAATTGTTTTGATTTTACAGGGATGTGATGATGAATGTTCTGATGTCGATCCTTTTCAACCCCTTCCAATACGTTTTGAAATAGTTAACGAGTCAGGAGAAGATTTGGTTTCAGGCCCTAATCCACGGTATTCCGTTGATTCTATTCAACTTATAGATACTGATAAAACGAGTCAGATTATTTACAGCAGAGAATATAATGAAATTTTAAAAGGAATATTATTTCAGGCAGATTGTGCTATTAACAACAGCGGCAGCTCACAATTATACCTGCATCTCAACCAGAACGATACCGATACTTTATTGGTATCCTATCAAAAAAATGAATCGAAGTGTTTTACCACTTACAGTTACACATATTTTTCTTTTAACGGAAAGGAGTTGTTACGATCAGCAGAAACAGGGGCTATCACTTTAGTTAAATAATACTCAACAATAAACAATTTGATCATGAAAAAAAATTTACAGGGTTTGCAATTTTTACTATTGAATTTAATTATACATTTTGATATATCCGGGCAAATTGCACCTTCCTGCGGTACGGAAAAAATAGACTCACTTGCTGCAATTTCACAATTATATTATGATAACAATCAAATCTTAATCAATAAAGCGGATAGTGTAGAAGCTGGTAGTTGTCCTACATGTAGAGGTATAGCTAATGAAGCTTTTGTTATTCCTGTTCATGTATACATATATAGAAATAACGCTGGTGTTGGTGGTATTACTGATGAAAGGGCTGA from Dyadobacter sp. NIV53 carries:
- a CDS encoding RagB/SusD family nutrient uptake outer membrane protein codes for the protein MDENPTGSLTTSSQVSSAEIARAFVDGAYSTIGTFNDGGGGWGGNNASVTEFMTGKADGNSQTEAFKFYDLEYDARAFYIDNWWAGMYSGIARANLAIQKIGEIGTLPAATKTSMIAEAKTMRALYYFQLVRRYGDVPKLTTLVESLDDIQTPRSPAKEIYDEIIIPDLLEAEKATLEWRDVSGRVSMGAVKALLADVYLTYAGFPVKAGDQFYAESAKRSKELIDNGSYTLFTEYTDMIDPANRNTKEFIFQVQHEKDIRHNGMTPVTLPTLRGIAAYSDEYGGLTPRKEFVESFAAGDKRREEKQFFYTFYKGHPSDYPDGDPRRIKLDLGGYYIYKWFDKQAIDNDAKSNLNYTIYRYADVLLMYAEASNRAEGKPNAQAMKALNDVRSRAKLPAVTTVNVNEFEEAVWAERYFELCFEGKMWFDIIRTRKVRNDITKKWDNFVGHTTIYGKTFSEKNLLFPIPKREIDNNSKLVQNTGF
- a CDS encoding TonB-dependent receptor, whose amino-acid sequence is MKKKTTKPGINPVGFMQHAFFILFLMIVCVCFSGNLSASNADPKEKTVKGKITDSANNAPLPGVNIIVKGTSQGTSSNSEGTYEISVADDNAILVFSFVGYERLEMPVGSQTQLDISMKVDTKSMEEVVVIGYGTVRKSDLTGSVGAIKGEKLLDRQAINVAQSLQGRIPGVDVSVNSSAPGYQPRVRIRGVGSINSSLEPLYVVDGIVGVSSPNLLNPNDIESLEVLKDASATAIYGARGANGVIIITTKRGKSGATQISYDVWGSYITPAKMLGTLSADEFMKVYNTAFDNAEKYDPQGFADGKYVRNLPQNFPNLFDASGKPLYNTDWEKEIYKPTGAQNHELSVRGGSEKSVYSLSLGYTDQNGLMRKSYFERYSVKLTLDNDATKWLKVGGSIFLNKTKTNEIDGSSGGLNVPRMVMEALPILPIQYPDGSWGRNKDWPGMEGGENPVRITEQRLQSNPKTQVLGQIYSTLKFTPDLTLRTNYSFELKFEKFNFYSGRDLNALSADQKGVASVSSRDEFYWQFENYLNYNKTIGTNHTISALAGLSWQKRSWETFGASAQNFIDDYWGWHNLGVGTSLQKPYSEDQEWSLNSYFGRLNYSFKDRYLITFTGRYDGASKFGANNKYAFFPSAAVAWNVSEEEFMKGIGAISSLKLRGSYGKTGNQEIGQYRSQQFLGTGDVLLGGVRQTGIWRNSFGNPDLRWEYTNQLDLGMDVSLFKNRVDLTFDFYHKTTKDLLLDAPIPWSTGLSVVTQNIGSVENKGFEIGLNTRNISSEKFNWSTNFAFSTNKNKILKLGANNDDIFPGPWFLGQTNILRVGKPIGTLWGYKRLGTFSTDEAELAKTYNRLPGDLKWADINNDGKIDGSDETIIGRSYPKWNLNVGNTFQLGKFDLSVDIRLVMGVNTVNATKHSVEDRQAIASSARTVLNAWTPEHQNTYIAQIRHYNAGYDTHIDDWWVEDGSFIRGQNIVLGYTLPNDFGKVKFQRLRVYVSAQNFFLSSNYSGYDPEALTPFGGPLNANMEFFQYPRPRTYNAGLNVTF